The Chloroflexota bacterium DNA window CATAGAACCGCAAATTTTCTTCGGCAGTCAGATCGCCATAGAGCAGCGGTTGGTGCGATACTACACCCAAACGGCGGCGCACTGCGGCAGCCTGATTGGGCAACTGATATCCAGCCACGCGCACTTCTCCCATTGCCGGGCGCGATAGTGAGGAGAGAATCCTTAAAAACGTGGTCTTGCCCGCGCCATTCGGCCCTAGCAAAGCCACAAACTCGCCCGCGGCAACTTCAAAATCCAGCCCGCGCAACACGGTTTTTGGGCCAAAACGCTTGATGAGTTTTTTTACAGTAATCATAGTTAGTGGAAAGTGGGGGAATTTCATACATCCCACTCTCAATTTCTTTAACCCATCACCTCTTCCAAGCGCGCTTTCAACTCGGATCGGCGGCGGCGATAGGCATCTTCGCCAAGTTCACCCGATTTATAAAGGTCATCCAGAGCAATAATCGCATCCATAAGCTCATCGGCGCTTTCTACCAGGGAATCTTCGATGAGTTCGACATCATCATGCCAGTCATCATCCGCGTCGTTTCGATTACGTTGCCAGAGATACAGGCCAACGATCACAAATGTAAGGCCAAATGCGGCCAGACCAATCACCAGATTCGTATTTGAATCCGTACCGCCAGCAGCCAGCCATTCGGTGCTTGCATCGGGCAGGCCAGAAACGGTCATGCTTAGCGTCTCGCCAGCGCTCAAATTCTCGGCGGCATAAGTACTGTAGGCAACGCCTTGCAAGTCACGCGCGCCGGTATCGGTCAATTGATCGCCGCGCACCTTCACGCCCTCTTGCGGCGCAATCACCAACGCAGCTCCGGTATCCAACGGAATCGGCAGCGTCAAATCCAGCTTCGCTTTTTTATAGGGCATATCAAAAGCAAATGTGATTTCATAAGGCTCGGCAGAAGGGCGCACTGTGCCGATACCCAAACCATTCTCCACAGCCGAATAACGCAGGCGCATACTTTCTTGCACATTTAAATTCGTCGCGCCTTCGGGCAGTTCAAAGATCATCAGGGGTTGTTCGGGATCTACCGATGAGATCGTTTGTCCGCTGGGATTGGAGAGCAACAGTAATTGAATGACCTGGATCGTATCTTCGGTAATAAATTCAAAGAAGATGTGCATCCGGTCGATCGCCAGCAGCGAAGAATCGTTGCTGACATCAAAAATGGTCACATCCAACAAGACCTCGGTAGAATCGGCAGTTACCTGAGCCAGATTCGAGCCATAGACGACCCCATCGTATTCCACAGTTGCCAGATACACCCAGCCATCGTTCATGGGCATATCTTCAAAAAAGATAAATCCATCTTCGGGCAGTTCAGCACTCTGATTGTAGGCTTCTTGCATATTTTCATAGCCATACAGAATGACTTCTGCACCCGCGGGGATTTCGCCACCCGCGCCATGTGCCACAAGTACCTGAACAACACCCGCACCTTCGGGAGCGGTTTCAGCGGATTCAACTGTGGGGGGTGATTCTGCCTCGGTGGTGGAATCACTCGCGGGGGCCGCGGTAGGTTCAGCCTGTTGGGGTGAAGTCTCGCCCCCGGGCTGGATAAAGGTCAAAAAGCGCAGATAATCCGCCACAACCCGGCGTTCGGTTTCACTGAGTTCTTCACCAAAGGCATGCATCTCACCTGCCCCGGTGGTGATTTTGGCATAGAAATCTTGCGCAGAGCGTTCGCCCATAAAAGCCTGGTCGGTAAAATCGAGCGGCGATGTGCTCAACTCGCTGCTCTGGGGGCCATCGCCCAGGCCGCTCTCGCCATGACAGGCGGCACAATTCTCGGCGAAGAGCAGCGCGCCCTGAGCCAGTTGCTCATCTGTCGCGCTCAACGAATAAACGTAGGCAATCACATCCCAGCGCTGGGGCACCGAAAGGCTGTGGAACGGCGGCATATAGCGATCAAGATTGCCGTTGGCCACCATCAGATACCAGTCGGCGGGGGTGGACTGGCGCGCCAGTTCTATCGAGCCGATGGCGGGCACAGGGTTCGGGAGCTTGGCCGCGTCGGGGCCATCGCCAAGGCCTGTATTGCCGTGGCAAGGGGCACAGTTTTCAGTATAAAGCGCCGCGCCGCGCATTGGATCAGGGGGCAGCACGGGGAAAACCGGCAGCGCGGCCGTAGGCGTAGTCGGCGGCTGCGTGGGGGGGGGTTGGTAGCCCGGCGGAGGCGCAATATCTTCGGCGAAAGATATGCAGCCAGCGAGGGCGAAGGTGATGAGCAAAAAAGCGAGAGTTATCTTTAGGCGTGATGACATAATAATAGTGGGTTACCGGTTGAAAGTTGAAGGTTACAGGTTGGCAGGTTTGGCGCACCACAGGATTTTTTAAGTGTAGTCCTATGGTCGGTTATCAGCGGTCAATGGGCTGAAATCGCGCGCTTGGACAAATCTATGCCAGCGTCGCGCCACATTTGGGGCAGAAGCGGTCGGATTGTACGACAGCGCCACCACATTGCGGGCAAAAACCGCCCGATTTTTCCTGGCGGGCGCGGCGACGGGTTGCGATCAGGGCTTCGAGTTCGTCGTCGGGTTGCACAGCATCTTCTACGTGGGCGCTGGCAGTATCGGGCGTTCGAATACCCTGGAGAGAATCCAGTTGCCGCAGAATATCGGCGCCACGCTGCACAAGTTGTTCGCGGCGTATCGGGTAATCTTCGGCGGGGATTTTCCCCAACGAGTTGTCAAAATCCAGTTCGGATAGGGCATTGAGTACGTGGTCGCGTTCAGCCATCAACGCTGAGAAATCATGCTCAGTCTGACTGACGACGAAAGAGCGCCGCTCAAAAAGCGGTTTGCTGATATACAATGCCGTGAGGGTCACAAGTGCGAGAATGAAGAAAATTGAGCCAAGGTCCATAAGAATTCAATCAGTTAGGAGTTAAGAGTTAGGGGTTAGGGGTTTCGGCAGCAAGGAGTGGATCCACAATATTGATGATTTCTTGCTGGGATGTAAATGAGCCAATTTGTACCTGCGCGATCTGACCTTTCCGATCAATAAAGTAGGTCGTAGGCAATGAATTCACCCGATAAGCATTTGAAATCGTATCATCCCAATCGGGGATATTTGGGAAGGTGATTTTATATTCTTGCATGAACGCCAGAGCATCTTTTTTGCTGTCACTCTGGATGGTATTGATGCCAACAAAGACCACATCACCGCGGGTGCGATAGCGATCAAAGACGGCTTGCAAATCGGAAGCTTCCATAGCGCAAGGGCCGCACCATGAAGCCCAAAAATTAAGCACTACAACTTTGCCTAGATAA harbors:
- a CDS encoding TlpA family protein disulfide reductase — encoded protein: MQEENSSNKKSTTTWIVIFVGGCLLIMALSFIGMNALLKKPLEFGSNSQAAPDFRMTTFGGNSIHLADYLGKVVVLNFWASWCGPCAMEASDLQAVFDRYRTRGDVVFVGINTIQSDSKKDALAFMQEYKITFPNIPDWDDTISNAYRVNSLPTTYFIDRKGQIAQVQIGSFTSQQEIINIVDPLLAAETPNP
- a CDS encoding c-type cytochrome, whose protein sequence is MSSRLKITLAFLLITFALAGCISFAEDIAPPPGYQPPPTQPPTTPTAALPVFPVLPPDPMRGAALYTENCAPCHGNTGLGDGPDAAKLPNPVPAIGSIELARQSTPADWYLMVANGNLDRYMPPFHSLSVPQRWDVIAYVYSLSATDEQLAQGALLFAENCAACHGESGLGDGPQSSELSTSPLDFTDQAFMGERSAQDFYAKITTGAGEMHAFGEELSETERRVVADYLRFLTFIQPGGETSPQQAEPTAAPASDSTTEAESPPTVESAETAPEGAGVVQVLVAHGAGGEIPAGAEVILYGYENMQEAYNQSAELPEDGFIFFEDMPMNDGWVYLATVEYDGVVYGSNLAQVTADSTEVLLDVTIFDVSNDSSLLAIDRMHIFFEFITEDTIQVIQLLLLSNPSGQTISSVDPEQPLMIFELPEGATNLNVQESMRLRYSAVENGLGIGTVRPSAEPYEITFAFDMPYKKAKLDLTLPIPLDTGAALVIAPQEGVKVRGDQLTDTGARDLQGVAYSTYAAENLSAGETLSMTVSGLPDASTEWLAAGGTDSNTNLVIGLAAFGLTFVIVGLYLWQRNRNDADDDWHDDVELIEDSLVESADELMDAIIALDDLYKSGELGEDAYRRRRSELKARLEEVMG